The Deinococcus betulae nucleotide sequence GTCCATCTTCATCCCAAGACGGCGCTGATCGGCGATGTCGGCTACCAGGGCGTCTGGCGGCATCACGGTCACTCGATCACACCGCACAACGGGACGAAGAAAGCGCCGTTAACGCCTGAACAGCGTTAGCAGAACCAGGAACTGGCGTCGACCCGCCTGCGGGTTGAGCATGTTATTCAGCGTCTGAAGATTTTTCGCGTGCTGAAGGACGTCTACCGTCACCGGAGGCGGCGCTTCTCCTTACGCGTCAATCTTATTGCGGCGGTGTGTAACCGCACCGTTGTCAGCGTGCCGTGACCTCACAGGAGGTCTCGTGTGCCGTTTGTCTGGCGGGCCCTGCTGTTCGTGACGCGCGAGCGTTAAGCTCAGAGCGCCCAGACATCAAAAGGGTCGTGCTTGGGTACTCTTGGGATGAACCGGCCGCCCGCAGCGTGACTCCCCAGCGCATTCGCCTCTATCCGTCCATCCGGAACAGCCCGGACAGCGCGACTCTTCGGAGCATTCTGGCCGCAGATGCGTGCGCGCCCGGCGCCGCTCCCGGGTAAGGTACACGGGTGACTCTTCGCTCCCACCTTCTGATCTCCCTGTGCACCGCCGTGATCACTGGAGGGGCCCAGGCGGGCAGTGCCGGTACGCTCCCGCTGATACCGACCCAGGTGCAGGTGGGGCAGGTCTGGCAGCTGACCGCTCGTCCCGCAGCAGGCAAGCCGGTGACGGCCGATCTCTAGGTCGAGCGTGAGTTCTTGCTGGTCGGGTCCACCTCGCGCACCTTCGCATTGACCTCGCCTGGCGCGGGCAGCGACCTATTTTTTATACCGTCCGATCAGGGCCTTGCGCTGAGTCTGCTGTATGGCAAAGATCGCGTCTACCGGTGCTTCGGTCTGTGGCCGGTGGGCGCGCGGCAGGTCAGCGGCGTGCTGCTGAGCGGGTCGGCGGAGCGGACGAATACCCAGCTCGCCCAGGCGCAGCGAGGATCGGACTACAGCTTTCCCTCCCTGATGGCCTTGATGCGTCGAGGTGGAGCCGGGACCTGCACCATCACCCTGCGCTGAGCGGGTGCGGAACAGAGTCGGCTCACGTAGACCCGGATTCCTCCTCGCAGGGAACGAAGGCTGCGAGAAATCAGCTTAAAGACTCACTTTCGCAGGAGCTTTATTGTGGGGAACGGGTCTGCGGAGCGTCGCCGTGAGCCAGCAGCGAAGTGACAAAGTCCTGCTAGCGAGAAGAGATGCAGGAGGCGGCTTGATTCTCAAGCCGCCTCCTGGGCCACCCTAGCTCCGCTGAGGTTAAGTTGCCAGAACCTACTGTATCGTTAGTTCGCCACTAGAGAACCAGACAATTGCAGCGTACCGTTCAAACTGGCCTGCTTCAAGGTAAATTCCGCATCATTTGACCAAGTATATTTTAGAGCTGTGTTGGCGATAAGGTCATTCAGAGGGGGCAGTTCGTCTGGAACATCACCAGCCATCCATTCTGGGATTGCCTCAGCCACCACCATGACTGCCTCAACTAATCCTACAGCGACAATAGTTATTATTATCGTCTTGGATACATTTGCAGCAGTTGCGCTGGCGGCTCCAATCCAAACGCCAATAACAGCAACGATCATGTCTATAAGTGCAAGAGTAATTTCCACCCAATCGGCAATATCGGTCCAACTGTTTTCAACAGGGCTTTGGGCTTCGTAGTAAGTGATATACTGCTTACCGTTCTTCTCAATCAAATTGTATTTATAGAATGCTGTCGTCTCTATATATGTGTCAATTCCAGGAGAGACATGTATACAAACGTACGTATAAATTTCTAGCTGGTCGCCATTAATCTTCAGATGAAAATTTTTCACTTTTGGGGTATAAGAGCTCCCAGCGACAGAGACGTCATCTAGATTGAAAGTTTGTCCTGCCGACAGAGTGATTTGCGAGTTATCAACTCTAAAAGTATCAGAATTAGCATTTTTGAAAGCAATTGTCATGCTTGGCAGTATCATATTGGCATACATTAGATCGGGCGAGATATTGAAGCAAGTGTCGTATCCCAAAGGTATAGATCCTGGCTGTAAGCTAGGCAATGAATTCCTTGAGCTTCGATTATTAACCATGCTCAAGACTGCGAAGAATGATGAATTAGGTTCACTTCCCCTTTGATATGCATAAGCTGTTTCGGTGGGTTGAATCCAGTTAAAGCTAGAATCTGTACCTTGACCATTTAAAGTAAATGTGTTGAAAACATGTTGAAACGCTGAAAGATTTTTACTCCCCCAGCTTTCGAGCACACTGGTCAAGCCA carries:
- a CDS encoding TULIP family P47-like protein, yielding MLKIKNILKTESGTRIEFFNPNSRPKRHQKVAASQPFLTNNWDTVFSATYEQLNNFIINNMEKNRDQYPQDWQEDVLATKITAAVKAESGSFGAWLLASAGDLSGDRLTMTWNDISCNLTIGSDDAKMSYLIKGATAYVEVSLRAVEAEPKQESGNGQMFEYKVNPVATLQTPALSIMDIDLGDVSNIPADDIPDVLAGLTSVLESWGSKNLSAFQHVFNTFTLNGQGTDSSFNWIQPTETAYAYQRGSEPNSSFFAVLSMVNNRSSRNSLPSLQPGSIPLGYDTCFNISPDLMYANMILPSMTIAFKNANSDTFRVDNSQITLSAGQTFNLDDVSVAGSSYTPKVKNFHLKINGDQLEIYTYVCIHVSPGIDTYIETTAFYKYNLIEKNGKQYITYYEAQSPVENSWTDIADWVEITLALIDMIVAVIGVWIGAASATAANVSKTIIITIVAVGLVEAVMVVAEAIPEWMAGDVPDELPPLNDLIANTALKYTWSNDAEFTLKQASLNGTLQLSGSLVAN